One Cellulosimicrobium protaetiae genomic region harbors:
- the lipB gene encoding lipoyl(octanoyl) transferase LipB — MDLLALPGITEYHEAWDLQRAVHDDVVAVARPDTLILVEHPSVYTAGRRTRRDERPDDGTPVVDVDRGGKITWHGPGQQVVYPIVRLAEPVDVVAYVRALEEAVMDVCARLGLATMRVEGRSGVWVAADETRRERKVCAIGVRVAKGVTMHGLALNCAPDLSRFDRIVPCGIEDADVTSLTAELGREVTLAEVAPLLVTALEDALAPLLAATVTDDAPRPAPQEALAG, encoded by the coding sequence ATGGACCTGCTCGCGCTGCCCGGGATCACGGAGTACCACGAGGCCTGGGACCTCCAGCGCGCGGTGCACGACGACGTCGTCGCTGTCGCCCGGCCGGACACCCTGATCCTCGTCGAGCACCCTTCCGTCTACACCGCCGGCCGCCGCACGCGTCGTGACGAACGGCCCGACGACGGCACGCCCGTCGTGGACGTGGACCGCGGCGGGAAGATCACCTGGCACGGCCCCGGGCAGCAGGTGGTGTACCCGATCGTGCGGCTCGCCGAGCCCGTCGACGTCGTCGCGTACGTGCGCGCGCTCGAGGAGGCCGTCATGGACGTGTGCGCACGGCTCGGCCTCGCCACGATGCGCGTCGAGGGGCGCAGCGGGGTCTGGGTCGCGGCCGACGAGACACGCCGCGAGCGCAAGGTCTGCGCGATCGGCGTGCGCGTCGCCAAAGGCGTGACGATGCACGGGCTCGCCCTCAACTGCGCCCCCGACCTCTCCCGCTTCGACCGGATCGTCCCCTGCGGCATCGAGGACGCCGACGTGACGTCGCTCACCGCCGAGCTCGGGCGCGAGGTCACCCTCGCCGAGGTCGCGCCGCTGCTCGTCACCGCGCTGGAGGACGCGCTCGCGCCGCTGCTCGCCGCGACCGTGACCGACGACGCGCCCCGGCCCGCCCCGCAGGAAGCGCTCGCGGGCTAG
- a CDS encoding MMPL family transporter, with amino-acid sequence MAIGALGGQAQGRLSSVQTNDAAAFLPASAESTRAAEVAQEFTDSETLPALVVATTGDGSALTPDDLAALDAYAKAVPGAPLEGTSGDEPATVGDVSIADPVVVPSEDGEAALVVVSLDASVASDRIGADESSVSELAVGALRDLAAADAADGGLAGTSLDVWVTGPAGFVADLVTAFGGIDTVLLLVALGAVLVILAVVYRSPILPFIVILTAVLALTLAGLVVYHLAAADVLTLNGQSQGILSILVVGAAVDYSLLVVARYREELRLVRSTPTALRRAVRASVEPIAASAGTVIAGLLCLLLSDLSSNRSLGPVAAIGIAAAFVAALTLLPALLLVAGQRSRALFWPRMPRYDAEHAAHEAAADQASPESENSVSIDGHGVWSRVASFVGRHDRRVWIVTALVLAACAAFVPTLDAEGTGDSEVFLADVDSVAGEEALTAHFEGVSAQPATVVAPEADLDAVVAAAEGTDGVAAATPVTDQPAVAPGAPAQGDPLVVDGMVRVDVTTEAPSDSQEAVETVSALRDAVHEVSPEAVVGGAAAERLDTQLAGQRDLRVIVPVVLVVILLILILLLRSVLAPVLLMLANVLSFGAALGVAAIVFNHVLDFPGADPAVPLYAFCFLVALGVDYSIFLMTRVREESLRVGTRRGVLRGLAVTGSVITSAGVVLAATFAALGIIPLLFLAQLAFIVAFGVLVDTLVVRSLLVPALVHDVGRRSWWPSALGRLDRGPGEPSQPAGSGSAGQSASTRAIASDSDGVTESS; translated from the coding sequence ATGGCCATCGGCGCACTGGGCGGCCAGGCGCAAGGTCGCCTGAGCAGCGTCCAGACGAACGACGCCGCCGCGTTCCTCCCGGCCAGCGCCGAGTCCACGCGCGCGGCGGAGGTCGCGCAGGAGTTCACCGACTCCGAGACGCTGCCCGCGCTCGTCGTCGCGACGACCGGCGACGGGAGCGCGCTCACGCCGGACGACCTCGCGGCGCTCGACGCCTACGCGAAGGCCGTGCCCGGGGCACCGCTCGAGGGGACCTCGGGCGACGAGCCCGCCACCGTGGGCGACGTCTCGATCGCCGACCCGGTCGTCGTGCCGTCCGAGGACGGGGAGGCCGCGCTCGTCGTCGTCTCGCTCGACGCGTCCGTCGCGTCCGACCGCATCGGGGCGGACGAGAGCAGCGTGAGCGAGCTCGCCGTCGGCGCGCTGCGCGACCTCGCCGCCGCGGACGCGGCCGACGGCGGCCTCGCCGGCACGTCGCTCGACGTGTGGGTCACCGGCCCCGCCGGGTTCGTCGCCGACCTCGTCACGGCGTTCGGCGGGATCGACACCGTGCTGCTGCTCGTCGCGCTCGGAGCGGTGCTCGTCATCCTCGCGGTCGTCTACCGGTCGCCGATCCTGCCGTTCATCGTCATCCTCACGGCCGTGCTCGCGCTGACGCTCGCCGGCCTCGTCGTGTACCACCTCGCCGCCGCCGACGTGCTCACGCTCAACGGGCAGTCCCAGGGCATCCTCTCGATCCTCGTCGTCGGCGCCGCGGTCGACTACTCGTTGCTCGTGGTGGCCCGCTACCGCGAGGAGCTGCGCCTCGTCCGGTCGACGCCGACGGCCCTGCGCCGTGCCGTGCGGGCCTCGGTCGAGCCGATCGCGGCGAGCGCCGGCACCGTCATCGCGGGCCTCCTCTGCCTGCTCCTGTCCGACCTGTCGTCCAACCGGAGCCTCGGCCCCGTCGCCGCGATCGGCATCGCCGCGGCGTTCGTCGCCGCGCTCACGCTCCTTCCCGCCCTGCTGCTCGTCGCCGGCCAGCGGTCCCGCGCGCTGTTCTGGCCGCGCATGCCGCGGTACGACGCCGAGCACGCGGCCCACGAGGCCGCTGCCGACCAGGCGTCGCCCGAGAGCGAGAACAGCGTGAGCATCGACGGGCACGGCGTGTGGTCGCGCGTCGCGAGCTTCGTCGGGCGCCACGACCGGCGCGTGTGGATCGTCACGGCACTGGTCCTCGCCGCGTGCGCGGCGTTCGTCCCGACGCTCGACGCCGAGGGGACCGGCGACTCGGAGGTGTTCCTCGCGGACGTCGACTCGGTCGCGGGCGAGGAGGCGCTCACCGCGCACTTCGAGGGCGTGTCCGCGCAGCCGGCGACCGTCGTCGCCCCCGAGGCGGACCTCGACGCCGTCGTCGCGGCCGCGGAGGGCACCGACGGCGTCGCCGCGGCGACCCCGGTCACCGACCAGCCCGCCGTCGCTCCCGGTGCGCCCGCCCAGGGCGACCCGCTCGTCGTCGACGGGATGGTCCGCGTCGACGTCACGACCGAGGCGCCGTCCGACAGCCAGGAGGCGGTGGAGACGGTCTCCGCGCTGCGCGACGCCGTGCACGAGGTCTCACCGGAGGCCGTCGTCGGCGGTGCCGCGGCCGAGCGCCTGGACACCCAGCTCGCCGGGCAGCGCGACCTGCGGGTCATCGTGCCCGTCGTGCTGGTCGTGATCCTGCTGATCCTCATCCTGCTGCTGCGGTCCGTGCTCGCGCCCGTGCTGCTGATGCTCGCGAACGTGCTGTCGTTCGGTGCCGCGCTCGGCGTCGCCGCGATCGTCTTCAACCACGTGCTGGACTTCCCCGGCGCGGACCCGGCCGTCCCGCTCTACGCGTTCTGCTTCCTCGTCGCGCTCGGCGTCGACTACTCGATCTTCCTCATGACGCGCGTGCGGGAGGAGAGCCTGCGGGTCGGGACGCGGCGCGGCGTGCTGCGCGGTCTCGCGGTCACCGGGTCGGTCATCACGTCGGCGGGCGTCGTGCTCGCGGCCACGTTCGCCGCGCTCGGGATCATCCCGCTGCTCTTCCTCGCCCAGCTCGCGTTCATCGTCGCGTTCGGCGTCCTCGTCGACACCCTCGTCGTGCGGTCGCTCCTCGTCCCCGCCCTCGTGCACGACGTCGGCCGTCGCTCCTGGTGGCCGAGCGCCCTCGGACGCCTGGACCGCGGACCGGGGGAGCCTTCTCAGCCCGCCGGGAGCGGCTCGGCGGGGCAGTCGGCCAGCACGCGCGCCATCGCCTCCGACTCCGACGGCGTGACCGAGAGCTCGTAG
- a CDS encoding MarR family winged helix-turn-helix transcriptional regulator: MEQSPRDRTGPYADPDVGDPTPADPQEWATGRLLFAVARRIEREWNAHLGQWDLNHAGFPVLMHLLAGPRSQRVLAAESGVTEQTMSRVVARLERAGYVTRTDDPTDRRRRAVAITPAGRDAGLAAARRRPAEELATRGLDDAQVAALRDALLALLETLPRTPHDEG, translated from the coding sequence TTGGAGCAGTCACCGAGGGACCGCACCGGGCCGTACGCCGACCCGGACGTCGGCGACCCCACGCCCGCCGACCCCCAGGAGTGGGCCACGGGCCGCCTCCTGTTCGCTGTCGCGCGCCGGATCGAGCGGGAGTGGAACGCCCACCTCGGGCAGTGGGACCTCAACCACGCGGGCTTCCCGGTGCTCATGCACCTCCTCGCGGGCCCTCGCTCGCAGCGCGTGCTCGCCGCGGAGTCGGGCGTGACCGAGCAGACCATGAGCCGGGTCGTCGCCCGGCTCGAGCGCGCGGGGTACGTGACCCGCACAGACGACCCCACCGACAGGCGCCGTCGCGCCGTCGCGATCACTCCCGCCGGTCGCGACGCCGGTCTGGCCGCCGCGCGTCGTCGCCCCGCCGAGGAGCTCGCGACCCGCGGCCTCGACGACGCGCAGGTCGCGGCGCTGCGGGACGCCCTGCTGGCCCTGCTCGAGACCCTGCCCCGCACTCCTCACGACGAGGGTTAG
- the lipA gene encoding lipoyl synthase, with the protein MTIAPEGRRMLRVEARNAATPIEKKPEWIKTRATMGPEYSELKGLVKREGLHTVCEEAGCPNIFECWEDREATFLIGGDQCTRRCDFCQIDTGKPADFDADEPRRVAESVQAMGLRYSTITGVARDDLPDGGAWLYAETVRQIHQLNPGTGVELLIPDFNAIPELLDEVNASRPEVLAHNLETVPRIFKQIRPGFRYERSLSVLTRAREAGLVTKSNIILGMGETIDEAKDALQDLHDAGCDLVTITQYLRPSLRHHPVDRWVKPEEFVELSDAAEEIGFLGVMSGPLVRSSYRAGRLWGQAMTRRGMEIPAALAHLAEPTTSRQEAASLLARSPH; encoded by the coding sequence GTGACGATCGCACCTGAAGGACGGCGCATGCTGCGGGTCGAGGCCCGCAACGCCGCGACGCCGATCGAGAAGAAGCCCGAGTGGATCAAGACCCGCGCGACCATGGGCCCGGAGTACTCCGAGCTCAAGGGGCTCGTGAAGCGCGAGGGCCTGCACACGGTCTGCGAGGAGGCGGGCTGTCCCAACATCTTCGAGTGCTGGGAGGACCGCGAGGCGACGTTCCTCATCGGCGGCGACCAGTGCACGCGGCGCTGCGACTTCTGCCAGATCGACACGGGCAAGCCGGCCGACTTCGACGCGGACGAGCCACGTCGCGTCGCGGAGTCCGTCCAGGCGATGGGCCTGCGCTACTCGACCATCACGGGCGTCGCGCGCGACGACCTGCCCGACGGCGGTGCCTGGCTCTACGCGGAGACCGTCCGTCAGATCCACCAGCTCAACCCGGGCACCGGCGTCGAGCTGCTCATCCCGGACTTCAACGCGATCCCCGAGCTGCTCGACGAGGTGAACGCGTCGCGCCCCGAGGTGCTCGCGCACAACCTCGAGACCGTGCCGCGCATCTTCAAGCAGATCCGCCCGGGCTTCCGCTACGAGCGCTCGCTCTCGGTGCTCACGCGGGCGCGCGAGGCCGGGCTCGTCACCAAGTCGAACATCATCCTCGGCATGGGCGAGACGATCGACGAGGCCAAGGACGCGCTGCAGGACCTGCACGACGCCGGCTGCGACCTCGTGACGATCACCCAGTACCTGCGCCCGTCGCTGCGTCACCACCCGGTGGACCGGTGGGTCAAGCCCGAGGAGTTCGTCGAGCTGTCGGACGCCGCGGAGGAGATCGGCTTCCTCGGCGTCATGTCGGGCCCGCTCGTGCGGTCGTCGTACCGCGCGGGACGCCTGTGGGGCCAGGCCATGACGCGCCGCGGCATGGAGATTCCCGCCGCGCTCGCACACCTCGCCGAGCCGACGACGTCCCGCCAGGAGGCCGCGAGCCTGCTGGCCCGTTCCCCCCACTAG
- a CDS encoding Gfo/Idh/MocA family protein codes for MDTAARTLRVGIVGYGGAGRGIHARLVREAGHVVTAVVVRSPERRASAQEDWPGVHLHDDLESLLADRDAYDVVVVASPSALHADHATALARAGVPVVVDKPLALGAVASAAVVATAEEAGTPLTVFQNRRWDPEQLTLRSVLDRGELGRVHTFERRWERWRPVPQQRWKENDLVGGGLLLDLGPHLVDSATQLFGRVTGVWAELRSHTTPTEDDVFLVLHHEPDGDGNAVVSRLWAGSVVGAPGPRTRVLGTAGAYVVTTFENDASPFEVFDDAAPDGTLGWVTRGREREPVAQAPGGHADFYRAVAAWVLDGGPVPVDPRDAVRTAEVLDAARRSARDGCLVAV; via the coding sequence ATGGACACCGCCGCACGCACGCTCAGGGTCGGGATCGTCGGGTACGGAGGCGCCGGCCGCGGCATCCACGCGCGCCTCGTGCGCGAGGCCGGGCACGTCGTCACGGCCGTCGTGGTCCGCTCGCCGGAGCGCCGCGCGTCGGCGCAGGAGGACTGGCCCGGTGTCCACCTGCACGACGACCTCGAGTCGCTCCTCGCCGATCGCGACGCGTACGACGTCGTCGTGGTCGCGAGCCCGTCGGCCCTTCACGCCGACCACGCCACGGCGCTCGCGCGTGCCGGGGTGCCGGTCGTCGTCGACAAGCCCCTCGCGCTCGGGGCCGTCGCCTCCGCCGCCGTCGTCGCGACCGCCGAGGAGGCGGGGACGCCCCTCACGGTCTTCCAGAACCGCCGCTGGGACCCCGAGCAGCTCACCCTGCGCTCCGTGCTCGACCGGGGCGAGCTCGGGCGCGTCCACACGTTCGAGCGTCGGTGGGAGCGGTGGCGCCCGGTGCCGCAGCAGCGCTGGAAGGAGAACGACCTCGTCGGCGGCGGCCTGCTGCTCGACCTCGGGCCGCACCTCGTCGACTCGGCGACCCAGCTCTTCGGGCGCGTCACGGGTGTCTGGGCCGAGCTGCGCTCGCACACCACCCCGACCGAGGACGACGTGTTCCTCGTGCTGCACCACGAGCCCGACGGCGACGGGAACGCCGTCGTGAGCCGGCTCTGGGCGGGCTCCGTCGTCGGCGCCCCGGGGCCGCGCACGCGCGTGCTCGGGACGGCCGGGGCGTACGTCGTCACGACCTTCGAGAACGACGCCTCGCCCTTCGAGGTGTTCGACGACGCCGCCCCCGACGGCACCCTCGGCTGGGTCACGCGCGGGCGTGAGCGCGAGCCCGTCGCGCAGGCACCGGGCGGTCACGCCGACTTCTACCGCGCGGTCGCGGCCTGGGTCCTCGACGGCGGTCCCGTCCCCGTGGACCCCCGCGACGCCGTCCGCACCGCCGAGGTCCTCGACGCCGCACGCCGCAGCGCCCGCGACGGGTGCCTCGTCGCCGTCTGA
- a CDS encoding TIGR01777 family oxidoreductase: MDIVVAGSHGFIGGELLERLREDGHHVRRLVRRAPQTSDEHEWDPDAGVLDPGAIEGADAVVNLAGAGIGDHRWTTQYKRTLVTSRTRTTGLLARTMAGLDAPPPVWVQGSAIGYYGDRGAQVLTETSASGDGFLARLVREWEAATAPAEQAGVRVVHARTGIVLSSEGGALGRLLPLLRLGVGGRLGPGTQYWSWITLRDEVDALRHLLTAPVHGPVNLCSPHPATNAEVTRALAHELHRPAVLAVPSIALHVVLGELASDILGSQRALPTVLEASGFTYSDPHLDDAARWVAENL, translated from the coding sequence ATGGACATCGTCGTGGCGGGCTCGCACGGATTCATCGGCGGCGAGCTGCTCGAGCGGCTGCGCGAGGACGGCCACCACGTGCGCCGGCTCGTGCGGCGCGCGCCGCAGACGTCCGACGAGCACGAGTGGGACCCCGACGCGGGTGTCCTGGACCCCGGTGCGATCGAGGGGGCCGACGCCGTGGTGAACCTCGCCGGCGCGGGGATCGGCGACCACCGGTGGACGACGCAGTACAAGCGGACGCTGGTCACGTCCCGGACGCGGACCACCGGCCTCCTCGCCCGGACGATGGCCGGCCTCGACGCGCCGCCGCCCGTGTGGGTCCAGGGCTCCGCGATCGGCTACTACGGCGACCGGGGCGCACAGGTGCTGACGGAGACCTCGGCGTCGGGCGACGGCTTCCTCGCCCGGCTGGTCCGCGAGTGGGAGGCAGCCACGGCCCCGGCCGAGCAGGCGGGCGTCCGGGTGGTCCACGCGCGGACGGGGATCGTGCTGTCCTCCGAGGGCGGCGCGCTCGGCAGGCTCCTGCCGCTGCTGCGGCTCGGCGTCGGCGGGCGGCTCGGCCCCGGCACCCAGTACTGGAGCTGGATCACGCTGCGCGACGAGGTCGACGCGCTGCGGCACCTGCTCACCGCGCCCGTGCACGGCCCGGTCAACCTGTGCTCGCCCCACCCCGCGACGAACGCGGAGGTCACGCGGGCGCTCGCGCACGAGCTGCACCGGCCGGCGGTGCTGGCCGTGCCGTCGATCGCGCTGCACGTCGTGCTCGGAGAGCTCGCGTCCGACATCCTCGGCTCCCAGCGCGCCCTGCCGACCGTGCTCGAGGCGAGCGGCTTCACGTACTCCGACCCGCACCTCGACGACGCCGCGCGCTGGGTCGCCGAGAACCTCTGA
- a CDS encoding MFS transporter, with translation MTTTPARAESRARTTPPLPEPPAAPARTGYGRLPQLAGRAFLPVAFLARLPFSMLTIGTLLLVSSTTGSVALGGLASAATALGTALGGPTQGALADRVGQRRVLLVAVPVATLAVLGLVLAASAPGATTAVLAAAAVTGASAPQVGPLARVRWLRLAADEPRTVEAAMSYESTADEVSFVLGPALVGVLASTGSPQVAVLVAASGIAVFGTAFALHPTARAVVPRASVVPDDALHPGEAAPGRRSVGIATLVRREAVVLVGMLAMGLLFGGTQAALTALTRDAGAPGSAGLVYAVMGVGSAVTALSVVALPRHWGLRSRWITFAAGLVAGTVALVVSAALAAASGSLTAVVVAVAATGLFVGPVMVTVFTVAGDRAPAGRTASAMTLVASANVVGVAIGASGGGALADAVSTTAAFALPVVAAVLLVVTGVSLTSRPQGERGAGDAGGERVV, from the coding sequence ATGACCACCACCCCCGCGCGCGCGGAGTCGCGCGCCCGCACCACCCCACCCCTGCCCGAACCGCCCGCGGCACCCGCGCGCACCGGCTACGGCCGGTTGCCCCAGCTCGCCGGGCGCGCATTCCTCCCCGTGGCGTTCCTCGCTCGGCTCCCCTTCTCGATGCTCACCATCGGGACGCTGCTCCTCGTGTCGTCGACGACGGGGTCCGTCGCGCTCGGCGGGCTCGCCTCGGCCGCGACCGCGCTGGGGACGGCGCTCGGCGGTCCGACCCAGGGCGCGCTCGCGGACCGCGTGGGCCAGCGCCGGGTCCTGCTCGTCGCCGTCCCCGTGGCGACGCTCGCGGTCCTCGGCCTCGTGCTCGCCGCCTCCGCGCCCGGCGCGACGACTGCCGTCCTGGCGGCTGCGGCGGTGACAGGCGCGAGCGCGCCCCAGGTCGGCCCGCTCGCGCGCGTGCGCTGGCTCCGGCTCGCCGCGGACGAGCCACGCACCGTCGAGGCCGCGATGAGCTACGAGAGCACCGCGGACGAGGTGAGCTTCGTGCTCGGGCCCGCGCTCGTCGGGGTGCTCGCGTCCACCGGCTCGCCGCAGGTCGCCGTCCTCGTCGCAGCGAGCGGCATCGCCGTCTTCGGCACCGCGTTCGCGCTCCACCCGACGGCGCGCGCGGTCGTCCCGCGGGCCTCCGTCGTGCCCGACGACGCCCTGCACCCGGGCGAGGCAGCGCCTGGCCGGCGGTCGGTCGGGATCGCGACCCTCGTGCGGCGCGAGGCCGTCGTGCTCGTCGGGATGCTCGCGATGGGTCTGCTGTTCGGGGGGACCCAGGCCGCGCTCACCGCGCTGACCCGCGACGCCGGCGCGCCCGGGAGCGCGGGTCTCGTCTACGCCGTCATGGGGGTGGGCTCCGCCGTCACCGCGCTGTCGGTCGTCGCGCTCCCCCGCCACTGGGGCCTGCGCAGCCGGTGGATCACCTTCGCCGCCGGGCTCGTCGCGGGCACGGTCGCCCTCGTCGTCTCCGCTGCCCTCGCGGCCGCGAGCGGCTCGCTGACGGCCGTCGTCGTCGCGGTCGCGGCGACCGGTCTGTTCGTCGGGCCCGTCATGGTCACGGTGTTCACGGTCGCGGGCGACCGCGCGCCCGCCGGGCGGACGGCGTCGGCCATGACCCTCGTCGCGAGCGCGAACGTCGTCGGCGTCGCGATCGGCGCGTCCGGCGGCGGCGCGCTCGCCGACGCCGTCTCGACGACGGCTGCCTTCGCGCTGCCCGTCGTCGCCGCGGTCCTGCTCGTCGTGACCGGGGTGTCGCTGACGTCACGTCCACAGGGTGAGCGAGGCGCGGGAGACGCCGGTGGCGAGCGCGTAGTCTGA
- a CDS encoding HNH endonuclease family protein: MSTTSRRVPRRSVLRYLLIALAVAIVVANVINQQSVAADDEPDPTPGSALEALARLEVKGPGPDTGYERSLFGAAWADVDGNGCDTRNDVLARDLTDLTFSTRGEVCEVRTGTFQDPYTGETIDFRRGNATSMAVQIDHVVPLLDAWRKGARAWDDETRRQFANDPLNLLASDGPSNQSKGARDASAWLPPNHAFRCPYVARQIAVKATYELSVTPSESEAMARVLADCPAEPLPAG, from the coding sequence TTGAGCACCACGAGCCGCCGAGTCCCTCGTCGGAGTGTCCTGCGCTACCTGCTCATCGCGCTGGCGGTCGCGATCGTCGTCGCGAACGTCATCAACCAGCAGTCGGTCGCGGCGGACGACGAGCCCGACCCGACCCCGGGGAGCGCGCTGGAGGCGTTGGCCCGGCTGGAGGTCAAGGGTCCGGGGCCCGACACCGGGTACGAGCGATCGCTGTTCGGCGCGGCGTGGGCCGACGTCGACGGCAACGGGTGCGACACCCGCAACGACGTCCTCGCGCGCGACCTCACGGACCTCACGTTCTCGACCCGGGGCGAGGTCTGCGAGGTGCGGACCGGCACGTTCCAGGACCCGTACACGGGCGAGACGATCGACTTCCGCCGCGGCAACGCGACGAGCATGGCGGTGCAGATCGACCACGTGGTCCCGCTGCTCGACGCGTGGCGCAAGGGCGCCCGCGCCTGGGACGACGAGACGCGCCGGCAGTTCGCGAACGACCCGCTCAACCTCCTCGCGTCCGACGGTCCGTCGAACCAGTCGAAGGGCGCGCGCGACGCGTCGGCGTGGCTGCCCCCGAACCACGCGTTCCGCTGCCCGTACGTCGCGCGGCAGATTGCGGTGAAGGCCACCTACGAGCTCTCGGTCACGCCGTCGGAGTCGGAGGCGATGGCGCGCGTGCTGGCCGACTGCCCCGCCGAGCCGCTCCCGGCGGGCTGA